A genomic segment from Candidatus Thermoplasmatota archaeon encodes:
- a CDS encoding VOC family protein: MATFPPRGAALSHILVVADLARARRWYADVLGARLYREYGGTTAVFDFEGAWLVLVTGGGPTADKPTVTMAPPDTPDRASHAMTIRVPDCRAAHATLAARGAAFLTPPVDHGSEVRAFFRDPEGHLFEISEAR, translated from the coding sequence ATGGCAACCTTCCCTCCGCGCGGCGCCGCGCTCTCCCACATCCTCGTGGTCGCGGACCTCGCGCGCGCCCGACGCTGGTACGCGGACGTGCTCGGCGCGCGACTGTACCGCGAGTACGGCGGCACGACCGCCGTCTTCGATTTCGAGGGCGCGTGGCTCGTGCTCGTCACCGGCGGCGGGCCCACCGCGGACAAGCCGACGGTCACGATGGCGCCGCCCGACACGCCGGACCGCGCAAGCCACGCGATGACGATCCGCGTCCCGGACTGCCGCGCCGCGCACGCGACGCTCGCGGCGCGCGGCGCGGCCTTCCTCACGCCGCCGGTCGACCACGGGTCCGAGGTGCGGGCGTTCTTCCGCGACCCGGAGGGGCACCTCTTCGAGATCAGCGAGGCGCGGTGA
- a CDS encoding LLM class flavin-dependent oxidoreductase, whose product MEIGLFSFGDVIPHPVTGQRVSHAERVRQLVRLGALAEEVGLDVFALGEHHRLDMVVSSPAVILSAVAARTERIRLSSATTLLNTLDPVRVYEDFATLDLVSGGRAEILAGRGSFTESWDLFGYDIRQYDALFAEKLDLFLKINANERVTWSGRFRPALEDAEVSPRAERPLPLWIGVGGTPQSAARAGALGLPMNIAILGGPERFPPFAAIHREAAAKAGKPRPKLALSTHGLLADDAATARDAFADAWGGLMRNGLRNRFPPREVPREYLDHEMGPKGAFLAGNAEDAIEKLRFYHRLFANDRFLVQFDWAGEPWEKVKRAVEILGTEVAPAVRSL is encoded by the coding sequence GTGGAGATCGGCCTCTTCAGCTTCGGCGACGTCATCCCCCACCCGGTCACGGGCCAACGCGTGAGCCACGCCGAGCGCGTGCGGCAGCTCGTGAGGCTCGGCGCCCTCGCGGAGGAGGTGGGCCTCGACGTCTTCGCGCTCGGCGAGCACCATCGCCTCGACATGGTGGTCTCGTCGCCCGCGGTCATCCTCTCGGCCGTCGCCGCGCGGACGGAGCGCATCCGGCTTTCGAGCGCGACGACGCTCCTCAACACGCTCGACCCCGTGCGCGTGTACGAGGACTTCGCGACGCTCGATCTCGTCTCGGGGGGCCGCGCCGAGATCCTCGCGGGCCGCGGGTCCTTCACGGAAAGCTGGGACCTCTTCGGCTACGACATCCGCCAGTACGACGCGCTCTTCGCGGAGAAGCTCGATCTTTTCCTGAAGATCAACGCCAACGAGCGCGTGACGTGGAGCGGCCGCTTCCGGCCCGCGCTCGAGGACGCGGAGGTCTCGCCGCGCGCCGAGCGCCCCCTCCCGCTCTGGATCGGCGTCGGCGGCACGCCGCAGTCCGCCGCCCGCGCGGGCGCGCTCGGGCTTCCGATGAACATCGCGATCCTCGGCGGGCCCGAGCGCTTCCCGCCGTTCGCCGCCATCCACCGCGAGGCGGCCGCGAAGGCCGGGAAGCCCCGCCCGAAGCTCGCGCTCTCGACGCACGGTCTCCTCGCGGACGACGCCGCAACCGCGCGCGACGCGTTCGCCGACGCGTGGGGCGGTCTCATGCGCAACGGATTGCGGAACCGCTTCCCGCCGCGCGAAGTGCCGCGCGAATACCTCGACCACGAGATGGGCCCTAAGGGTGCCTTCCTCGCGGGAAACGCGGAGGACGCGATCGAGAAGCTGCGATTCTACCACCGCCTCTTCGCCAACGATCGTTTCCTCGTCCAGTTCGACTGGGCGGGGGAGCCGTGGGAGAAGGTGAAGCGCGCCGTCGAGATCCTGGGCACCGAGGTCGCGCCCGCCGTCCGAAGCCTCTGA